From the genome of Nicotiana tabacum cultivar K326 chromosome 17, ASM71507v2, whole genome shotgun sequence:
atttttgttcagattttatctttacacgaaaagtgactaaattttgatTAGTTTTGAAAGTGTATCTATTTTTCAAATCAGGTTAtttagggagaaattcaaaaatagccatatttataagtggtcattcaaaaatagccacagtttcaaaagtaatcaaaatttagccacttttgatgtaaagataaatttgaacgaaaaaactgtccaaaatccgaaaaatccagtatattatactggatgcTGGAGTTACAGCATAAGTATACTgtaactccagcatattatactagagttcaacataagtatactggatttccagcataatatactggaattctagtataatatacccgtccagcataatatgttggaagttcatacacatgtgcgccgatctccagtatattatgttgtaaCTTTCTATGTTGCAGCAAAATTATAGCTATTTAtcaatgactttacaaataaTGGCTATTTTCGAATGATCAGTTCGAAAACTGGCTAGGTCGTGCTATTTTTACCGTTATTTGTGATTTGTTCCCCAGATTCGGCCCTTCTATTTTGGCGCCAAAAGGCAGCTTCGCAGCGGCCGTAATTGCCTCCGTCGATTTTGCCGCCGGAAATGTATTCAACCGCCCGCTATACGCTCGTTGACTGTAGTCAACTTCAATCGCCGTCGCCGATCTCCAAATCTTCTTTGCAACTCGTTCACCCGCGCAAAATTGTTTCCATTTCTCTCTTATTCGCAACAACTCATCGCTCTCCCAATGGATTCCGGCGAATCCGAATTATATCCGGAAGACAAATATCTTCTCATTCATCGGCAGCTTCAAGCAGCAATAACTACGCGTTTGATTGTGATTCAACTCACAATGACTTTGTATTGCCCCCTGGTCCGTCATTTAcaaacctatatatatatgtgtgtgtgtatgtgttaatcctttactttttcttttcatGTAGGTAAGCTGCAGTTTAGAAATGTGACATGGATTGGTATTGCCACAATCACTAGCAAAGTTCTGGTGATTATTTTGCAATTAGTATTTTTCAAGTGTATTTACTGTTTAAACCTTTAATTTTTTGCCTCAATAGTTTTGTTGTTTTCGGTTTTCCGATTTTTGGTCACGTAGGGATTATTGAGGGAGATTGTTATAGCTTCAGTTTTTGGCATTGGTCTGGTGGCAACTGCCTTCAGGTAAGCTCATACATGAAAAAGTTTTTGCTAATATGTTTCCTGAAAAGCTTTTTACTTTGTCAATTCTAAGATTTTTAGTTTTGTTACTCTTCTCACCATTTTAGTCTGCTTTGAATGGTGCTTTAATATCAGGTATGCTTCGGTGCTGCCTGGTTTTGCTGCATCGGTTCTTGGTGGTGagtaaagaataaaataaagtaGTTGGTTTATCCATCCATAATAATAGGAAGATATAAAGCATATTAACATGGTCCTTAGAGTTGTGTtcgcttttattttttttatttttttgtgtatgcATGATTATTCTTGATTTATTCTTTAGTCATAACTTAGGTACAAGTAGCAGTCATCTTTTTCTGTTTGCAATGTGTAGTTACCAGTTGCTGACTATACCTTTAAGGAAAGCGGAAAACTCATTACGAAAAGAAAAGTAAATGAAAATTTGGAGAGGTGACGCGTGGGGAAAActgtttttttaaaataaatattttcaaaattttgaaagtttagaagaatAGAATAAAATGTAGAAGTATGAAGTTTCCCTCTCTTAAATCTGCACTGTTGTCTATCATCGGATATCTATATGTACCAAGTCTCTTATgttaaaataaaaacaatttcttctttttatttccttCTCTTTCCAATTCTTTACATTTTCCTGTTGCAACAATTATTTCTCTTGGTCCAAGAAGGTCTCTCACTTGGAGTTTTGACATTTAGTCACATCCAGCACAGCCTTAATCCAACTTGTGCTGTAGTTGTTCATCTTTGGTTGAAAAATCCATTCTTTGTTTATGCCAGATTTTACAAGGTTTCTTGCCATCGTGACTGTTACCTGTGCATGATATTGCATTCTGTTGATGCCTTGTTAACTGTTAATACTATGCATTATGTGTAGAAGATGACGGAGAAGTTTTTTTTAATCACTGGCTTCTTATTTCATGCAGGTGTTAATGGTCCTATTCACATCACAATGACAGCTACGTTAAGGCTAGTCGATATCTCTCTGctattttcttgattttctaaTGCTGAATTCAAAGTTGTTCTGCACCCCCACTTCTATAGACTCTATGTTTACTAGGAGCTAAAGGCATCATATCCCTGGATTCCCATATTTAGCTAAAGCAGCAAGAAGCTTGCTATACTTGAAATTTTATGTATAACCAATGTGATAAACCCTGATTCCTTATCCTGGAGCAACCAGCTACATGTAAAATTAATAAAGATAGAGTAAATTAACTGGTCATTAGCCTTCTGTCTACATTGAAGTTCTGCTTCTGGTTTAGACTTTGGAGACCAACAGGGTTTAGTTAGATAAAGAACTATGCGTCCAAGCTCTACTCCTCCACACACCTAAAACTTAGCTTCATCATCTACAGGCCTGTTTAATGTTGGCCTAACATGCTAATGAGTGATTATGTGGGTGAATGCTTAATCTTGAGACATCAATGCAGATGTAGACTGTGATATCTTGCCTTCTCTCTTGATAAGTAAATCTGCCTGAATTAAGTATGACTATTGGCACATTCTAGACAAGGGGCAGCTATATGGTGACTTTTGTGTTGTCCTTGGTGCATAAATCttagattcaagtttaaagaCTTTGAGTTAGTTTCCCAATAATTACCCGTTTCCACCTTTACACCTTGTTGATAGTCTTGAAAATACATTTCTTACCTCTGACCTATCACGATGATGATCATCAGTAAGCTTCCACAGGATCGTCAGGAAAAGCTATTTAAGCATGCAAATACTGTCATGATCCTGGTATGTAAATTCTCACTGCTTTAATATATCCTTCTTCTTACTCATCTATCACAACTAAAAAATTATAAGCATTTAGCCACAAAAATGAATTTCATGCAGGTAGGAGGTCTGGTGGCTGCCCTTGTGTTCATATTTTCCAAGTCTATAATTCATGTATATGCACCAGGGTAAGACGGTTTAAATCCAAAGAATTTTTGTGTTATTTAACTCGCAAGATATAAGATGTAAACGATCTGGTCTTCTAAACTTTGATTTTGCATTCATGTCCTGATCGCTATCTTGAGATTATTTAAATGGATTTTTTATCTCAAAGTAGTGCGGCAGATAGCTCATGATGAACTGCCTGTCACAGGTTTTTGTTTTTTACTAAGGCTTTACTCTCTAGGTTGGCTTTCTATTCTCGAAAATGTTTAGTGCCTTTTTCCAACATTCGACTTGTCGTTTCCCTGCTCATGCTAAGTCACAGCATCTTTATTTAGCCTTTGCTTAGAAACTGAAGGTTGTTCTGCCCAGATTTCTTAAATTAACCTAGACCAGAAAATTCTTTTACTGTCATTGTTAGGCATTTATATGCTTGTGAGTATCTCTTGCTGATTGCACTTCATTGATCCATTCTCAGTCTGTGGACCTCAACAGAAGGCCAGATAACAGGCCGAATAGCTATCCAACAGGTAATGAATTTACTTTTCAGCAAAATTCATCTCGAGTTTCTTCCTACCATTACGTATCTGGCCAAGCTTGTTTAGCCAATTATTTTTGCCTTATCTCACTTTTACCAacttacaacaacaacccagtataatcccactagtggggtctgggatggtagtgtgtatgcagaccttacccctaccttggggtagagaagctgtttccgatagaccctcggctccttcCCTggctccctccaagaactccccaccttgctcttggggtgactcgaactcacaacctcttagttggaagtggagggtgctcaccactagagcaacccactcttgtcaactCCGTTCACTTAACTGAAAGCATAAAATAAAGTAGAGTTGCATGTAAAAAAATATAAACTCATTTCTGTACgtcttttcctttactttgtATCAACATTCCAATTGGAGCATATTTGCCTTGAGTTTCCGTTTCCACAATAGGTATTTACTCCTTTTAGATTTTGACACCTTTTCTTATTTAACTAGATTTCACATATTTTGCAGTTGAAAATAATGAGTTCTTGCATTGTTTTTGCTGGCCCTGTTGGTCTTGGATTTGGTTATCTGAGGTAACATATTAATGAATGTCTTTTTTTTGTCCAGTTGTTAATAGTTCTTTGAGCACCTAATGGTTTCTTTTTACTCTAGTGCAAAAGGAGAAAATGTCTTTCCTGCGATTAGCCCCGCCTTCTCTAGCTTGCTCTTGATTGCCAGTGTAAATTCTGACTTGCCGTGGCCCAAGTATTATTTCATTAGGAATGACTCTTCCGTATCTTGTAGTAGATTCTTGTAGATTCCGACATGAATACAGTTGTAATTTGTTGCAGTGCCTCTTTTACTCGTTCAGCAGAAAATCAGATGCCCTTTCTTCTGGTAATGTAGCCTGCTTAGTAACTTCAGTGATATTACGTGGAAAAGATATTgaagtttaaaattctttaaatagGTGGTGTTCTTCTGTCCTGTGGAGCTTCCCTTGGTGTAGTCGTTCAATGGATTATCCAGGTCTCTGTTGCTGACCTCTGACTCTTTCATACTTTAGTTATATTTTTAGGTTAAAAGACTCAATCCTATATTATATggtgtatgtttttcttttttgttttccacGTTATACACGTGCTTGTTTCTTAAATTAAATTGGACATGAGTTATACGTTATGCTTTATTTCAGGTGGCATTGCTAAGGGGAGCATGGCATGAAGTTATTTCAGCTTCATGGATTGACGGATTCAGGAGCAGGGATCTTTGTGAAGTAGACCTCTTTGACCTTCTACTTCTTTCCACGTATTTCCTTTCCACTCAATTGATTGCTTTTGATCACTTTTCCGTTGTGTTTTTTCATAGCTTTTCTCA
Proteins encoded in this window:
- the LOC107768432 gene encoding uncharacterized protein LOC107768432; this translates as MYSTARYTLVDCSQLQSPSPISKSSLQLVHPRKIVSISLLFATTHRSPNGFRRIRIISGRQISSHSSAASSSNNYAFDCDSTHNDFVLPPGKLQFRNVTWIGIATITSKVLGLLREIVIASVFGIGLVATAFRYASVLPGFAASVLGGVNGPIHITMTATLSKLPQDRQEKLFKHANTVMILVGGLVAALVFIFSKSIIHVYAPGLWTSTEGQITGRIAIQQLKIMSSCIVFAGPVGLGFGYLSAKGENVFPAISPAFSSLLLIASCLFYSFSRKSDALSSGGVLLSCGASLGVVVQWIIQVALLRGAWHEVISASWIDGFRSRDLCELFSVLVPAIFNSGLAQIASFTDICFASHFPGAAAGLSYAFLLVMAPLGLLSSIVILPILPMLSRLIKTESWPTLVEKINRAVLLCMVILLPFLSVMSSLANPTIRVLFERYAFDSSASALVSSLYLFYSLGSPFLILRELLVAVFYAFGDGLRPFLVSIGAIALNALLDWFFVYRLNSGVQGLALATSLTAALSLVTLFHLLQRKVGGLFHLPELIGPGLLLCFCCVISSSVTSISYEMISKFLLSEYITRLPRIQELYCIVSAAALGIIGFFAPLLLYYFCRYKWERNNLNIDEIQG